DNA sequence from the bacterium genome:
TTAAAAAAGTATGGTTTTAAAGCAACTGCCTTTATTATTCCGGGAATTATTAAAGATGAACTTACTGTAGGACCTAATATATATGATATTAATAAGGAAAATATAAATTATTCCGATATAGAAAATTGTGATAAAAGTTTAAGCCAGATTATCTCGTGGAAAGAGGCGGAGATAATGCATGAAAGCGGAGTAATTGACATACAGTGTCACACCAATTATCATTCAAGAATTCCTGTCAATCCAAAAATTGAGACATTTATTAATCCTGATTTGATAGACAGATATTTTTTTAAATTTGGTATTCCATTGCTTCAAAAAGTTAAACCTGATATTGATCAGTATAAATTGTTACTTGGAGCACCGGTTTATCAAAGTTATCCAGGGCAGTTGGGTCATAGAATGTACATTGAGGATATCAATCTTAGAAATTTTTGTGTGGAATATGTTAAAAATAATGGCAGGGAGGACTTTTTTAAAAATAGGTCATGGAAGAACGAGCTAAAATTTGTAGTAAAGAATTACAAAAAAGAACACAATGTTAATTATCAATACGAATCCAATGCTGATTTGAGAAGAAGAATATTAAATGATCTGTTAAGTGCAAAAGAACAAATTGAGCGCAAGATCCCTGGTAAGGTTATCCGGCACATTTCGTTTCCCTGGGGTATTGGTAGTAAAATCGCAATAGAAGTATTAAAAAAGGCCGGATATGTTTCTGCTTTTTGGAGGATTATTCCTCATAGGTCTTCTAATGAACTTGGGGACGATCCTTTTCGGATGGTAAGATTAAAACATGATTATATCTATAGACTTCCTGGACGTGGAAGAAAGTCACTGCCGGAAATATTCGGGTTTAAATTATTCAGGCGCATAACAGGAAAAATTTATTATTAATGCTATTTATTATTCTGGCATGAAAAAATTATCGAAAATATTTTTAAAGGCACTAACTAATGATAAAAAATATAAAAATTGAAAAAATAGACTTCTATTTGCCGGAAATTATCCTTCCAAACAGTGAATTAGGAAATATTTTTACAGATTGGGATTCGGAGAAAGTTGAATCTGGAACAGGCATAAAAGAACGTCGTATTTCTGCTGAAGATGAAACAGCCCTTGACATGGCGGAGAAAGCCGGACAGATGCTTCTTTCGAGTTATGATAAAAGTTCAATTGATTTCCTCATTCTATGTACACAGAGCCCTGAATATTATCTCCCAACAGGAGCATGTATTCTACAGGATAGACTGGGGCTTAAAGTAAATACGGGGGCTTTTGATTTTAACTTGGGCTGCTCCGGCTTTGTTTACGGACTTG
Encoded proteins:
- a CDS encoding polysaccharide deacetylase family protein, which gives rise to MNKLIKHWNPIYLQMQEIFLGCHPSFIYENSARELSNSIPVFIFHTVKPKEFEEKLVFLKKNNYIIITAEDIYQVITGKKKIRPNTVLLTFDDGRKSLWCIAFPLLKKYGFKATAFIIPGIIKDELTVGPNIYDINKENINYSDIENCDKSLSQIISWKEAEIMHESGVIDIQCHTNYHSRIPVNPKIETFINPDLIDRYFFKFGIPLLQKVKPDIDQYKLLLGAPVYQSYPGQLGHRMYIEDINLRNFCVEYVKNNGREDFFKNRSWKNELKFVVKNYKKEHNVNYQYESNADLRRRILNDLLSAKEQIERKIPGKVIRHISFPWGIGSKIAIEVLKKAGYVSAFWRIIPHRSSNELGDDPFRMVRLKHDYIYRLPGRGRKSLPEIFGFKLFRRITGKIYY